A section of the Primulina eburnea isolate SZY01 chromosome 1, ASM2296580v1, whole genome shotgun sequence genome encodes:
- the LOC140833760 gene encoding calcium-dependent protein kinase 2-like translates to MGNCCSGSTVDAPPEPTAAATATSVPDQIPSTTPPRASPNHSTKPSKPTPIGPVLNRPTEDVRSTYTIGKELGRGQFGVTHLCTHKQTGEKFACKTIAKRKLANKEDIEDVRREVQIMHHLTGQPNIVELKGAYEDKHSVHLVMELCAGGELFDRIIANGHFTEAAAASLLRTIVQTVHTCHSMGVIHRDLKPENFLLLNKDEDAPLKVTDFGLSVFYKQGEVCKDIVGSAYYIAPEVLKRRYGQEVDIWSVGVMLYILLSGVPPFWAESENGIFNAILRGHVDFSSDPWPSISNGAKDLVRKMLNSDPKLRLTAFEVLNHPWIKEDGEAPDTPLDNAVLDRLKQFRAMNKFKKVALRVIAGCLSEEEIMGLKEMFKAIDVDNSGTITLEELKQGLAKQGTKLTEYEVKQLMEAADADGNGTIDYEEFITATMHMNRMDREEHLYTAFQYFDKDSSGYITIEELEQALREFGMHDGKDIKEIISEVDADNDGRINYDEFVAMMKKGNPDAAVNPKKRRDGVFPE, encoded by the exons ATGGGTAACTGTTGCTCCGGGAGCACCGTGGATGCTCCGCCGGAGCCCACCGCTGCTGCAACAGCCACCTCCGTTCCTGATCAAATCCCCTCCACAACTCCGCCTCGGGCTTCCCCGAACCACTCCACCAAGCCCTCTAAACCCACCCCCATCGGCCCGGTCCTCAATCGCCCCACGGAAGACGTGCGGTCCACCTACACCATCGGGAAAGAGCTCGGCCGAGGACAATTCGGGGTGACCCATCTCTGCACCCACAAGCAAACGGGAGAAAAGTTCGCATGCAAGACGATCGCGAAGAGGAAACTGGCAAacaaggaggatatcgaggaTGTGAGGAGGGAGGTTCAAATCATGCACCATTTGACGGGGCAACCCAATATCGTGGAGCTGAAAGGCGCGTACGAAGATAAGCATTCCGTGCATTTGGTCATGGAGCTGTGCGCCGGAGGAGAGCTCTTTGATCGCATCATTGCTAACGGGCATTTCACGGAAGCCGCCGCCGCGTCGCTGCTGAGGACTATTGTACAGACTGTGCATACCTGTCATTCAATGGGGGTTATACATAGAGATCTCAAGCCTGAGAATTTCTTGCTATTGAACAAGGATGAGGATGCGCCGCTCAAGGTTACAGATTTCGGGTTATCTGTCTTCTATAAACAGG GAGAAGTTTGTAAAGACATAGTTGGGAGTGCATATTATATTGCCCCAGAAGTGTTGAAGAGAAGATATGGACAAGAAGTTGATATTTGGAGTGTTGGTGTTATGCTATACATCCTTCTCAGTGGAGTTCCTCCTTTCTGGGCAG AGTCGGAGAATGGAATTTTCAATGCAATTTTACGGGGACACGTTGATTTTAGTAGCGATCCCTGGCCTTCGATTTCTAATGGAGCAAAAGATCTTGTCAGAAAGATGCTGAATTCAGATCCCAAGCTAAGACTCACTGCCTTTGAAGTTCTAA ACCATCCATGGATCAAGGAAGATGGTGAGGCACCCGATACTCCACTGGACAACGCCGTCCTTGATAGGCTCAAACAATTCAGGGCCATGAACAAATTCAAGAAAGTTGCACTGAGG GTGATTGCAGGGTGCCTTTCAGAGGAAGAAATAATGGGATTGAAGGAAATGTTTAAAGCGATTGATGTGGATAACAGTGGGACAATAACACTCGAAGAACTAAAGCAAGGACTGGCCAAACAAGGGACAAAGCTAACAGAATATGAAGTTAAACAGCTGATGGAAGCT GCTGATGCTGATGGGAACGGGACCATAGACTATGAAGAATTCATTACAGCAACAATGCATATGAACAGAATGGACAGAGAAGAGCATCTGTACACCGCATTCCAGTATTTCGACAAGGATAGTAGCGG GTACATTACTATAGAAGAACTCGAACAGGCACTCAGAGAGTTTGGTATGCATGATGGAAAGGACATAAAGGAAATTATTTCTGAAGTTGATGCTGATAAC gatGGTCGAATCAACTATGATGAATTTGTTGCCATGATGAAGAAAGGCAATCCGGATGCAGCAGTGAATCCGAAGAAACGAAGAGACGGTGTCTTCCCTGAGTAA